The Megalops cyprinoides isolate fMegCyp1 chromosome 10, fMegCyp1.pri, whole genome shotgun sequence genome window below encodes:
- the cdc42l gene encoding cell division cycle 42, like, whose amino-acid sequence MQTIKCVVVGDGAVGKTCLLISYTTNKFPSEYVPTVFDNYAVTVMIGGEPYTLGLFDTAGQEDYDRLRPLSYPQTDVFLVCFSVVSPSSFENVREKWVPEISHHCPRTPFLLVGTQVDLRDDSNTVEKLAKNKQRPLSPESGDKLARDLRAVKYVECSALTQRGLKNVFDEAILAALEPPETKPKKRCTLL is encoded by the exons atGCAGACCATAAAGTGTGTTGTTGTGGGGGACGGTGCTGTGGGGAAGACCTGCCTGCTGATCTCCTACACAACCAACAAGTTTCCTTCCGAATATGTCCCAACG gtgtttGATAACTATGCAGTCACAGTTATGATCGGTGGGGAGCCTTACACACTTGGACTGTTTGATACAGCAG GACAGGAAGATTATGATAGGCTGCGGCCCCTTAGTTACCCCCAGACCGATGTCTTCCTCGTCTGCTTCTCCGTTGTATCTCCTTCCTCATTTGAGAATGTTCGGGAGAAG TGGGTACCTGAGATCTCTCACCACTGTCCTCGCACACCTTTTCTGCTGGTGGGAACACAGGTTGACCTCAGGGATGACAGCAACACAGTGGAGAAGCTAGCCAAGAACAAACAGCGCCCCCTATCTCCCGAGAGTGGTGACAAGCTCGCTCGGGACCTGCGCGCTGTTAAGTATGTGGAGTGCTCTGCCCTCACGCAG CGTGGACTGAAGAATGTGTTTGATGAGGCCATCTTGGCAGCGCTGGAACCCCCTGAGACCAAGCCTAAGAAACGCTGCACTTTgctatag
- the LOC118784162 gene encoding gamma-enolase, whose translation MSIVKIVAREILDSRGNPTVEVDLHTEKGLFRAAVPSGASTGIYEALELRDGDKSRYKGKGVLKAVAHINDTIRPALIQSEISVLEQEKLDNMMIEMDGTENKSQFGANAILGVSLAICKAGAAEKGVPLYRHIADLAGNTELVLPVPAFNVINGGSHAGNKLAMQEFMVLPVGAESFREALRVGAELYQTLRGVIREKYGQDATNVGDEGGFAPNIVENSEALELLKTAIEKAGFTDKVVIGMDVAASEFYRDGKYDLDFKSPPNPDRHITAEELSEIYQGFVNDYPVVSIEDPFDQDDWPAWSQLTASVGIQIVGDDLTVTNPRRIEKAVEERACNCLLLKVNQIGSVTEAIQACKLAQENGWGVMVSHRSGETEDTFIADLVVGLCTGQIKTGAPCRSERLAKYNQLMRIEEELGDQARFAGHNFRNPSAL comes from the exons ATGTCTATAGTGAAGATTGTAGCCAGGGAGATCCTGGACTCCAGGGGAAACCCCACAGTGGAGGTGGACCTGCACACGGAGAAAG GACTTTTCAGGGCTGCGGTTCCAAGCGGAGCCTCCACAGGCATCTATGAGGCCTTGGAGCTGAGAGATGGAGACAAGAGTCGCTACAAAGGCAAAG GCGTGCTCAAGGCCGTGGCTCACATCAACGACACCATCAGACCCGCCCTCATCCAGTCT GAGATCAGCGTTCTTGAGCAGGAGAAACTGGACAATATGATGATTGAAATGGATGGAACAGAAAATAAGT CTCAGTTTGGTGCAAATGCCATCCTGGGTGTTTCCTTGGCAATATGCAAGGCTGGCGCAGCAGAGAAAGGCGTCCCCTTGTACCGCCATATCGCTGACCTTGCAGGAAACACAGAGCTGGTTCTGCCTGTTCCT GCCTTCAATGTGATCAATGGCGGGTCCCATGCTGGGAACAAGCTGGCCATGCAGGAGTTCATGGTACTCCCAGTGGGGGCGGAGTCTTTCCGGGAAGCTCTACGCGTGGGGGCGGAGCTCTACCAGACGCTGAGGGGGGTGATCCGGGAAAAGTACGGCCAGGACGCCACCAACGTGGGCGACGAGGGCGGGTTTGCTCCAAATATCGTGGAGAACAGCGAGG CTCTGGAGCTGCTGAAAACAGCCATAGAGAAAGCAGGTTTCACAGACAAGGTGGTGATCGGGATGGATGTCGCAGCGTCAGAATTTTATCGCGACGGGAAATACGACCTGGACTTCAAATCCCCTCCCAACCCGGACAGACACATCACTGCCGAGGAGCTGTCAGAGATATACCAGGGATTTGTCAATGATTATCCAG TGGTATCCATAGAGGACCCGTTTGACCAGGATGACTGGCCAGCATGGTCACAGCTAACAGCCTCGGTCGGGATCCAAATCGTGGGCGACGATCTGACGGTGACCAACCCCCGCCGGATAGAGAAGGCCGTGGAGGAAAGGGCCTGCAACTGCCTGCTCCTCAAAGTCAACCAGATCGGCTCCGTCACCGAGGCTATACAGGC GTGCAAGCTAGCCCAGGAGAATGGCTGGGGAGTAATGGTTAGTCACCGTTCGGGAGAGACTGAAGACACTTTCATTGCTGACCTTGTGGTGGGGCTTTGCACTGGACAG ATCAAGACTGGAGCTCCGTGTAGATCAGAGCGCCTGGCCAAATACAACCAACTGATGAG GATTGAAGAGGAGTTGGGTGATCAAGCACGTTTTGCTGGGCACAACTTCCGAAATCCGAGTGCTCTGTGA
- the wnt4b gene encoding wingless-type MMTV integration site family, member 4b, which yields MPTASTANLTGQLLLLLLLLLLLWATYPTAATNWLSLARMPRSRPVSGAIPCGRLRGLSVGQVGVCRARGEVMESVRRAAEMVIEECQHQFRNRRWNCSTTPRGVNVFGRVMSQGTREAAFVHALSSAAVAVAVTRGCSRGELERCGCDRKVRGVSPEGFQWSGCSDNLSYGVAFSQTFVDEPERAKGLSLGRPLMNIHNNEAGRKAILHNMQVECKCHGVSGSCELRTCWKVMPPFRRVGAVLKERFDGATEVRLSRVGSRPALLPRDPQVKPPAARDLVYLSASPDFCRLDPDNGIPGTAGRRCNGTSRLAPDGCELVCCGPGFRAGRAEVVQRCSCKFSWCCSVRCQQCKNTVLIHTCKE from the exons aTGCCAACTGCCTCTACTGCGAATCTCACGGGacaactcctcctcctcctcctcctcctgttgtTGCTATGGGCAACCTACCCTACCGCGGCAACCAACTGGCT CTCGCTGGCGAGGATGCCCCGCTCCCGCCCCGTGTCGGGCGCCATCCCCTGCGGCCGGCTCCGGGGGCTGTCAgtggggcaggtgggggtgTGCAGGGCCCGAGGGGAGGTGATGGAGTCTGTGCGCAGGGCAGCCGAGATGGTCATCGAGGag TGTCAACACCAGTTCCGCAATCGCCGATGGAACTGCTCCACCACCCCCCGTGGAGTCAATGTGTTTGGGAGGGTCATGAGCCAGG GTACGCGTGAGGCCGCCTTCGTGCACGCCCTGTCCTCGGCGGCGGTGGCCGTCGCAGTGACGCGGGGCTGCAGCCGGGGGGAGCTGGAGAGGTGCGGATGTGACAGGAAGGTCAGGGGAGTCAGTCCTGAAG GCTTCCAGTGGTCCGGGTGCTCAGATAACCTGTCCTACGGGGTGGCATTTTCCCAAACGTTTGTGGACGAACCGGAGCGCGCTAAGGGGCTATCACTGGGGCGACCACTTATGAACATCCATAACAACGAGGCCGGGAGGAAG GCCATCCTCCACAACATGCAGGTGGAGTGCAAGTGCCACGGGGTGTCTGGCTCCTGCGAGCTCAGGACCTGCTGGAAGGTGATGCCACCCTTCAGGCGCGTGGGGGCGGTGCTAAAGGAACGCTTTGACGGGGCCACTGAG GTGCGTCTCTCTCGAGTGGGATCCAGACCGGCCTTGCTGCCCCGGGACCCCCAGGTCAAACCCCCCGCGGCCCGTGACCTGGTGTACCTGTCGGCCTCCCCGGACTTCTGCCGCCTCGACCCCGACAACGGGATTCCAGGCACGGCGGGCCGACGCTGTAACG GAACCTCCCGCCTGGCCCCTGACGGGTGTGAGCTGGTGTGCTGTGGGCCCGGGTTCCGCGCGGGCCGGGCCGAAGTGGTGCAGCGATGCTCCTGCAAGTTCTCCTGGTGCTGCTCAGTCCGCTGCCAGCAGTGCAAGAACACTGTGCTCATCCACACCTGCAaagaatga
- the atn1 gene encoding atrophin-1, which yields MKTRTHKESMPMRSGRRRGGSEERRGRRPHPSPSRAERSDRQTRASGEDLASGRVNRRSQGHDSSESEGEGLVPPPKRQKVQDSSSSNPPTSTHPVDTSTTVPPPPSGTSQSRESDNEDGQSQGSRSSVGGSLANSSSSLSSGRDIDQDNRSSSPSLSASPLASLDSESDSPDSPKQGDRGREGAAMKSGGDERRTAGRGEETGGGERRDGDGGKEDSQVLKPSSSLAPSLRGAGDSVNDNSSRKSYFSLDSKLLNKMDYPSTETVHGGNRSSSKANAQCVSKGVVGGAEYPHVNPGGPHPPALPPPPALKPLELGQNLQTDSKTDKLERGDKAVDKTAPPSLLPQITPLSQPAPPPHSHHYSPTGWSGGGGTSGPGSWGFSRYPGNHHSQQQHPPVQQQQLPSVYNPPSSRHSSHPPYLPHPHREYLPRYAAGDRERGVERERGVREFGGRDISREFSVSISSSGASISSSTSISTCGIGGPNGNQGRDFGSLTVGQSRDYSGLSSQGSGREGSGSGARDFGPGFPSRERDRERDRETGREFSLQNQNQAPTRDFGSGAGGHPKEKEGRWGEFAGQLRETSGNSNPSNNNTPSGNIATPTSGLPPNPLLNRDAPTSPQNGNPNHPPPPSLAPLPQPPASSNRDYPPSMDFSLQQQQQPQLQSSQNSSSSGTDTLASHFLREYPPTGAKEYPPAVPPSSVPLPAPTREYPSPTSTGVSLGRDYPGGSQLPLSSHPHYPNQTAPPQPRERERERERESGSSALYSNRGSQPPSLSPSSSSCHPRPPSAPYPAPPPPPLPPPSSLSQPLPPSNLGANHTRPGTYHSTNQNLTPPTPLSPLPSPSANQMPGFSTFPSTSSSTATTPLPVSGTATTCSTGFRPSPYHSNLSGHTPFSSSYHTNGNNANNLANNSSNSGSSSSHSNNSNSNSNTHSHSLSPQNNQNNSKILPSLGNPGNSVSVPPSSSSSLPGEGLTDSSTAPPPPPVIKEEPMEPMEREEAESPPSTLRSPSPESKPVDIPIHASQSARFHRVLDRGSGNSCARSDVLFVPLDGSKLWKKRNEAIERARREVEQRARDLREKEREREREKERERERDVERHLQKDNNSSSSGGGRSASSLFFPPSSSILLDPSSSSSSAASNPAAHPPPHHHHPSHHPPHSHSLHPSHPLHPSLSHSLLLPSMGGASAAMGTPQGALGVGLGGPYLGPDTPALRTLSEYARPHAMSPLGAASRAQGHHPHLHPHGHPHGHPHVHPSFFLPQFQNPALGHPHHLPTDAATAAAILGFLYGGGLEGGPGVGGHGVGGPGPGGMGGGLGGVGFPHTVAHRDRVKPGFEFKSEERVYQASTITDPALSLSHSHSHSHSHAHSLLLGGGAGGAAEVSLYGTPPPPAPPPPPLQNPALAPANRNPNPAPQSLSAPPPSSLLPPSLSSHPPPAVAPAPPAPAPPPPPSSNPVSSLHHPSVHSSFPHSLSSHPQPAPAPAAPPETYPPQPRSPAVAERERSGERERDRTGPPAGERERERERERERGGESLGRLQMLNVTPHHHQHSHIHSHLHLHQQDTAAGGVHPLMDPLASGSPLSRLPYPGAALGPPILAHPLTDSEVLRQQLFGAPFRDLPQPSSLSGPMSAAHQLQAMQQAQNAEIQIQRLALEQQWIHHHHHHSLTQDEYYSHLKKESDKTL from the exons atgaaaactcgAACTCACAAAGAATCG ATGCCCATGCGCAGTGGGCGTAGACGGGGGggcagtgaggagaggaggggcagacgTCCTCACCCCAGCCCCTCTCGTGCTGAACGAAGTGACAGGCAGACG AGAGCTTCTGGAGAAGATTTGGCTAGTGGACGTGTCAATCGCCGATCCCAAGGCCATGACTCatcagagagtgagggagagggactTGTGCCCCCAccaaaaagacagaaagtgCAG GATTCCTCCTCCTCTAACCCCCCAACTTCGACTCATCCAGTTGACACCTCTACCACTgttccacccccaccctccgGCACCAGCCAATCGCGGGAGAGTGATAATGAAGACGGCCAATCACAGGGCAGCCGAAGCTCAGTTGGTGGGAGCCTAGCAAACAGTAGCAGCAGCTTGAGCAGTGGGCGGGACATTGACCAGGACAACCGTTCTTCCTCTCCCAGTCTTTCCGCGTCCCCTCTGGCCAGTTTGGATTCTGAATCTGACTCCCCTGACTCACCAAAACAGGGAgacaggggaagggagggagccGCGATGAAATCGGGAGGGGATGAGAGGAGAACggcaggaaggggagaagagaCTGGAGGCGGGGAAAGGAGGGATGGGGATGGAGGAAAGGAGGATAGCCAGGTCCTAAAACCTTCCTCGTCTCTGGCTCCCTCTCTTCGCGGAGCAGGGGATTCAGTAAACGACAACAGTAGCAGGAAGTCCTACTTTTCTCTGGACTCGAAACTTTTGAACAAGATGGACTACCCGAGTACTGAGACCGTGCACGGCGGCAACCGGAGCAGCTCCAAAGCTAACGCTCAGTGTGTGTCCAAGGGGGTAGTGGGTGGGGCGGAGTACCCGCATGTTAACCCTGGCGGCCCCCATCCTCCGGCCTTGCCTCCGCCCCCTGCTCTGAAGCCTTTGGAACTGGGGCAAAACCTACAGACGGACTCCAAGACGGACAAGCTAGAGCGGGGCGACAAAGCTGTGGACAAAACGGCTCCCCCTTCTCTGCTTCCCCAAATCACCCCACTGTCCCAACcggcacccccaccccactcacaCCATTACAGCCCCACTGGATGGTCAGGAGGGGGAGGCACCTCGGGCCCCGGGAGCTGGGGGTTCTCTCGTTACCCCGGTAACCATCactcacaacagcagcatcccccggtgcagcagcagcagctgccgTCTGTCTACAACCCCCCTTCCTCTCGGCACTCTTCCCATCCTCCGtacctgccccacccccacagggAGTACCTCCCCAGGTACGCAgctggggacagggagaggggggttgagagggagagaggggtgagggagtTTGGTGGGAGAGACATCAGTAGGGAATTTTCTGtcagcatcagcagcagtgGTGCCAGCATAAGTAGCAGCACTAGCATAAGCACCTGCGGCATCGGAGGTCCGAATGGGAACCAAGGAAGGGACTTTGGGAGCTTGACAGTCGGCCAGAGCCGAGACTATTCTGGACTGAGCTCGCAGGGTTCTGGGAGGGAGGGGTCTGGGTCAGGAGCTCGTGATTTTGGGCCAGGCTTTCCatccagagagagggacagggaaagggaccgagaaacaggaagagagttCAGCCTGCAGAATCAGAACCAAGCACCGACGCGTGATTTTGGCTCTGGTGCAGGTGGCCATccaaaagagaaagagggtaGGTGGGGGGAGTTTGCAGGCCAGTTGAGGGAGACATCGGGAAACAGCAACCCGAGCAATAACAATACCCCCTCTGGTAACATTGCCACACCCACAAGTGGGTTACCTCCGAACCCGCTGCTTAACCGTGATGCCCCTACTTCACCCCAAAACGGCAACCCTAACCATCCTCCCCCTCCTTCGCTGGCACCCCTTCCTCAGCCCCCGGCCTCCTCGAACAGAGACTACCCGCCTTCCATGGACTTCTCgctgcaacagcaacagcagccacaGCTGCAGTCTTCTCaaaactcctcctcctctggcaCAGACACCCTCGCGTCCCACTTTCTGAGAGAATACCCCCCAACAGGGGCGAAAGAGTACCCCCCAGctgtccccccctcctctgtccccctcccagCCCCAACCAGAGAATACCCCAGCCCCACCAGCACAGGGGTCAGCCTGGGCCGAGATTATCCAGGAGGGTCTCAGTtgcccctctcctcccatcCACACTACCCCAACCAGACAGCCCCGCCGCAGCCCAGAGAACGGGAAAgggagcgagagcgagagagtggcTCATCAGCTCTCTACTCGAATCGCGGCAGCCAGCCaccgtccctctctccctcctcttcctcctgtcaCCCTcgacctccctctgccccttaccccgcccctcctccgcctcctctcccacctccgtcctccctctcacagcccctccccccatctaATCTCGGGGCCAATCACACACGCCCAGGAACATATCATTCCACCAATCAGAACCTGACTCCTCCGACTCCATtgtcccctctccccagcccctcagccaatcagatgccAGGATTTTCCACTTTCCCATCAACCTCCTCTTCCACAGCTACCACTCCACTTCCTGTATCGGGCACAGCCACCACCTGCAGCACAGGGTTCAGACCTTCCCCTTATCATAGCAATTTAAGTGGCCACACCCCCTTTAGCTCCTCCTATCACACTAATGGAAACAATGCAAACAACCTTGCAAATAACAGCAGCAATAGCGGTAGCAGCAGTAGtcacagcaacaacagtaaTAGCAATAGcaacactcactctcactccctttccccccaaaacaatcaaaacaactCAAAAATCCTTCCATCACTAGGAAACCCTGGAAATAGTGTTTCAGTCCCTCCCTCCAGCTCGTCCTCCCTTCCTGGAGAGGGGCTCACTGATTCGTCcacagcccccccacctccacctgtcATCAAGGAGGAGCCAATGGAGCCAATGGAAAGGGAGGAGGCCGAGAGCCCACCTTCTACCCTGAGAAGCCCCTCCCCAGAGTCTAAGCCAGTGGATATACCGATCCacgccagccaatcagcacg GTTCCACAGGGTGCTGGACAGGGGCAGTGGGAACTCCTGTGCCCGCAGCGATGTCCTTTTCGTCCCCCTCGACGGCTCCAAGCTCTGGAAGAAGAGAAATGAGGCTATCGAGCGAGCCAGGAGAGAGGTGGAGCAGAGAGCCAGGGacctgagagagaaggagagggagcgagagagggagaaagagagggagcgggagagggacGTGGAGAGACACCTGCAG aagGACAATAACAGTAGCTCTAGTGGAGGGGGGCGCTCAGCCTCGTCTCTCTTCTTCCCCCCGTCTTCCTCCATACTGTTagacccctcctcctcttcctcctccgctGCCAGCAACCCGGCCGCCCACCCTCCCCCGcatcaccaccacccctcccaccacccaccccactcccactccctccacccctcccaccccctgcacccctctctctctcactccctgctcctgccctcCATGGGGGGTGCCTCAGCGGCAATGGGCACCCCCCAGGGAGCTCTAGGGGTAGGTTTAGGGGGGCCTTATCTGGGTCCAGACACCCCTGCGCTGAGGACGCTGAGTGAATATGCCCGTCCTCATGCCATGTCACCACTGGGCGCTGCCAGCAGAGCTCAAGGccaccacccccacctgcaCCCCCATGGCCATCCACACGGTCACCCCCATGTCCACCCGTCCTTCTTCTTGCCCCAGTTCCAAAACCCGGCGCTGGGCCATCCCCACCACTTGCCCACTGATGCCGCCACGGCGGCTGCCATTTTGGGCTTCTTGTACGGGGGTGGTCTCGAAGGGGGCCCTGGGGTCGGAGGTCACGGAGTGGGTGGCCCAGGGCcgggagggatggggggaggcCTTGGAGGCGTTGGTTTCCCTCACACAGTGGCACACAGGGATCGGGTAAAACCGGGGTTCGAGTTTAAGAGCGAGGAACGGGTGTACCAGGCCAGCACCATCACAGACCCCGCACTCTCCCTCTcgcactcccactcccactcgCACTCTCATGCTCACTCCTTACTCCTCGGAGGGGGTGCGGGCGGAGCGGCGGAAGTGTCTTTATACGGCACCCCCCCTCCGCCggctccacccccaccccctctccaaAACCCTGCCCTCGCTCCAGCAAACCGCAACCCTAACCCAGCCCCCCAATCTCTatctgctcctcctccttcctccctcctccctccctctctctcctcccacccGCCCCCCGCAGTAGCCCCAGCCCCTCCCGCcccagctccaccccctcctccctcatccAATCCCGTGTCCTCTCTCCATCATCCCTCCGTGCATTCCTCcttcccccactccctctcctctcaccctcaGCCCGCTCCAGCTCCGGCCGCCCCCCCTGAAACCTACCCTCCGCAGCCTCGGTCCCCCGCCGTGGCcgagagggagaggagcggagaaagggagagggacaggacGGGGCCACCTGccggggagagggagcgagagagggagcgggagagggagagaggaggggagtcCCTGGGGAGGCTTCAGATGTTGAACGTGACGCCGCACCACCACCAGCACTCGCACATCCActctcacctccacctgcaccaGCAAGACACAG
- the mlf2 gene encoding myeloid leukemia factor 2 has protein sequence MFRYLGDMDESPFIMDPFAAHRQQMRSLFGSFGFEPYPLSPQIQAPRTPHLQAGAMTPFGMMGMGGGFMDMFGMMGGIMENMERMSGSPSCQTYSSSTVISYSSTDSGPPKVYQQTSEMRTAPGGIRETHQAMRDSESGVERLSIGHHIWDRGHVMERSRNHKTGDREERQDFINLEESEAAAFDEEWRREAGRYPPPNARGLDYGRDRRAGGGVQQLALPAPPDSSSPPVSHHDSPRHHPSPTRLRYDW, from the exons atgtttcggTATTTGGGTGATATGGACGAGAGCCCGTTCATAAT GGATCCCTTTGCGGCCCACAGACAGCAGATGCGCAGTCTGTTCGGATCTTTTGGTTTTGAGCCGTATCCCCTCAGCCCTCAGATACAGGCCCCTCgcaccccccacctccag GCTGGTGCCATGACCCCCTTTGGAATGATGGGAATG GGTGGAGGTTTTATGGACATGTTCGGGATGATGGGAGGAATCATGGAGAACATG GAGAGAATGTCAGGCTCCCCTAGCTGTCAGACCTACTCTTCCTCCACTGTCATCTCCTACTCGTCGACAGACTCCGGACCCCCGAAGGTGTACCAGCAGACCAGCGAGATGAGGACCGCACCTGGAGGG ATTCGGGAAACGCATCAAGCCATGCGGGACAGCGAGAGTGGGGTAGAGCGCCTCTCCATCGGACACCACATCTGGGACCGGGGACACGTGATGGAGAGGTCCCGGAACCATAAGACAGGGGATCGCGAAGAGAGGCAGGACTTCATCAACTTGGAAGAGA gtgaggCCGCGGCGTTTGACGAGGAGTGGAGGAGGGAAGCAGGACGGTACCCCCCTCCAAACGCCCGGGGGCTGGACTACGGCCGAGACAGGCGGGCAGGGGGCGGGGTTCAGCAGCTGGCCCTCCCTGCCCCACCCGACTCATCTTCCCCACCAGTTTCCCACCATGACTCCCCAAGACaccacccctctcccacccGCCTCCGCTACGACTGGTGA